Proteins encoded within one genomic window of Mesobacillus subterraneus:
- a CDS encoding sodium:solute symporter family transporter, with product MVAGAVFFQSSFDLDYHTGLLLVSAVVVAYTLFDGFLAVSYTDFIQGMMLLLALLLVPIIGFSKTGGPAETFDTIRSIDPALLDLFKGTTLLGIISTAAWGLGYFSQPHIIRYVEGKKE from the coding sequence ATGGTCGCCGGAGCTGTTTTCTTCCAAAGTTCATTCGATCTAGATTACCATACCGGCTTATTGCTTGTTTCCGCTGTAGTTGTAGCGTATACACTATTCGACGGCTTCCTTGCGGTAAGTTACACAGATTTTATCCAGGGGATGATGTTGCTTCTCGCCTTGTTGCTCGTGCCGATTATCGGCTTCTCGAAAACAGGGGGACCTGCAGAAACGTTCGATACCATCCGTTCAATCGACCCTGCATTGCTTGATTTATTCAAAGGGACAACCTTGCTCGGCATCATATCAACCGCAGCATGGGGTCTTGGCTACTTTAGCCAGCCTCATATCATCAGATACGTAGAAGGTAAAAAAGAGTAG
- a CDS encoding SMI1/KNR4 family protein, with protein MYDEFLQKIDKLYQDDRKKLRTGTILYGNLYEDRWQTNIQKPLNLEELNSLEVEIGNLPEDFREFLLTSNGCYLFDRLRVAGKQDGYKGMTIEEQIHQPISFRNIPPYSRDRKRLDGLFVFADSMATGTFFVYNGEGQILQMDMRSFKPIDTYPNLMELLEEVFKEGERLVLNKDYLDFD; from the coding sequence ATGTATGATGAATTTCTGCAAAAGATAGACAAGCTTTATCAAGATGACCGGAAAAAACTTAGGACTGGTACAATCCTATATGGAAATCTGTACGAAGACCGCTGGCAAACTAACATCCAAAAACCTTTGAACCTCGAAGAGTTAAATTCACTCGAAGTGGAAATAGGCAATCTGCCAGAAGACTTTAGAGAATTCCTGTTAACGTCTAATGGCTGCTACTTGTTTGATAGATTGAGGGTCGCAGGCAAACAGGACGGTTATAAAGGGATGACCATCGAGGAGCAGATTCATCAGCCAATTTCATTTCGAAATATCCCACCTTATTCACGCGATAGAAAACGCCTGGATGGCTTATTTGTGTTTGCGGATTCGATGGCCACCGGAACATTCTTTGTCTATAACGGAGAAGGCCAAATCCTTCAAATGGATATGAGGAGTTTTAAGCCAATTGATACTTATCCAAATTTGATGGAATTACTGGAAGAAGTGTTCAAGGAAGGCGAGAGATTGGTTTTGAATAAGGACTATCTTGATTTTGATTAA